CAATGTTGCATCGAGCCTGATCGATGCGTTGGCAGCCCTTTATCCCGTGTGCCGGCGGTTGGTTGGCAATGATTTCTTTCAAGCGACAGCGCGTGCCTATCTGGATCGTTCTATGCCGACCCAGGCCTCGCTGATCGGCTTTGCCCCTGACTTTGCCGGCTTTCTCGTGAGCTTCGAACCGGCTCGGCAATTGCCCTATCTGCCGGACGTTGCCCGCCTCGAGCACGCCTGGCACAGGGTCTATCACGGCCCCGATGCATCACCTGCGACTGCTGAGGACCTCAAGGCCTATGCGGATGTGCGTGGCGAAAAGGAACTCGACAAGCTGGTGCTTGGTCTTGTGCCCGCCCATCACCTGCTGATGTCCCCCTATCCCATATCGCGAATTTGGGAAGCCAATCAGCCTGATCGGGATGGGAAGCTGGCCTTCTCGGATGCCGACAGGAATGAGCGCGTGTTCGTTGTGCGGCCAGGTGTCGACGTTCATGTGCTGAGAGTGTCACCGGGTGCCTTTGGTTTGCTCTGCGCAATCCAGGGCGGAATGTCGCTCGGCCGTGCGTTGATCGCGGCATTCGAAGAAGAGCCGGACTGTGATCCCCAGCAGGTTTTCGCCCAGTTGCTGACAGCTGGCAGTTTCATCTTGCCGAAGGATGCGCGAGCACTCCTTCCGGCGCATGCTTCCGGAAATGTGTGATGACCGAACCCACCCCTCGCACCGCGCCTTTCAATCTTGATCTGATCCGCCGGTTCAACGACCTGCTTGCCCGCGTGCCGGACTGGCTTGTGGCGCTTGCCGCGCGCGTTGCACTTGCCGGCGTTTTCTGGACGTCAGCACGCACCAAGGTTGAGGGCGTCTTTTCCATCAAGGAGAGCACCTATTTCCTGTTTCAGTATGAGTATGCCCTGCCGGTGATCCCCTATGAGTGGGCGGCCGTGATGGCCACCATTGCTGAGCACATGTTTCCCATCATGCTGGTGTTGGGGCTTGGCACGCGCTTTGCCGCCTTGGGATTGCTCGTCATGACGGCCGTGATCCAGGTTTTTGTCTATCCGGGGGCCTGGAACCTGCACCTGCTCTGGGCCACAGGCCTTCTTTTCCTCCTGTCACGGGGCGGGGGACTGCTCTCGGTCGATCATCTCATCGACAGGCGCTTTACCGGGAGTGCGGGCGGCGCATAGCATCGCGCCCATGCATTTTTCTTCCGACAATGCGAGTGGTGTCGCTCCTGAAATCATGGAGGCCCTGGCGCGCGCCAATGACGGGCCGGCCTGGGCCTATGGGCGGGATGAGATTACCCGCCGTCTCAATGGTCTGTTCTCGGATTTGTTCGAGCATGAGGTTACGGCCTTCCCCGTGTCCACGGGGACTGCGGCGAATGCCCTGATCCTGGCTGCGCTGACACCGCCATGGGGCGC
The sequence above is drawn from the Pyruvatibacter mobilis genome and encodes:
- a CDS encoding DoxX family protein → MTEPTPRTAPFNLDLIRRFNDLLARVPDWLVALAARVALAGVFWTSARTKVEGVFSIKESTYFLFQYEYALPVIPYEWAAVMATIAEHMFPIMLVLGLGTRFAALGLLVMTAVIQVFVYPGAWNLHLLWATGLLFLLSRGGGLLSVDHLIDRRFTGSAGGA
- a CDS encoding DNA-binding domain-containing protein; protein product: MSRLSDLQARFAASLRDPDNGQSMLDIAALGADSLPQRARLDVYRNNVASSLIDALAALYPVCRRLVGNDFFQATARAYLDRSMPTQASLIGFAPDFAGFLVSFEPARQLPYLPDVARLEHAWHRVYHGPDASPATAEDLKAYADVRGEKELDKLVLGLVPAHHLLMSPYPISRIWEANQPDRDGKLAFSDADRNERVFVVRPGVDVHVLRVSPGAFGLLCAIQGGMSLGRALIAAFEEEPDCDPQQVFAQLLTAGSFILPKDARALLPAHASGNV